The nucleotide sequence ATCTTATTTCTGTAGGTTTTTTAAAAAGAATACAGGCGTAAGCCCTCAAATTTATAGGCAATCCAACCATTAACAGCTTATAATGCGATTCGGTTTTCTTGGATAATTTAAGGAAAGATTTTAATAAATCTGAATCAAATCGCTGTTATGCTTAAGTGCTTTTGGCGGCATACCAAACATTTCATACATGTATTTGTTAAGCTGTGGGAGATCATAAAATCCTGTATCGTAAGCAATATCGGTAAGACTTCTATTTTTATCGGACAGTGTGAGATAAATGGCTTGGCGTAAGCGGGTCCACAATAAATATTTAGAAAGGCTACTCCCGGTTTGTTGCTTAAAGAGTGCGGCTAATCGGGATGGAGAAAGAAAAACGATATCGGCAAAGGTTTTGGGTGTAATATCAGATTGATTATAGTTGTTTTTGATATAATCTACAATTTTAGTAACCCGTTCATCGTAATTGGTCGAAGGCAATTCTGCAATCAAAGCATCGATAATTTTTTTGAGATCCAAATTTTCTTTTTCAGTTTTAAAAAATGTATGTGTCTCAGACGGTGAATTGAATATAATATAATCTTTATCTTCTTTAAACCTATTTGATAATTCTAAACCAATATTTGAGTACGGTTCAATATTTAAAATATTCAGTGTCCCTTTTTCAGCAATACAATGATGGGTCACCTGCGGCTTGATGACAAAGCCATGAATCTCCTCGTGCTTTATACCGCTAATAATTGAGGTAAACGGCAGGTCGTTAGAGAGTACAATCTGATACGCCGAGTGATGATGAATTTCTACAGTCAGGTTTCGGGCTTTTAGAGCAAGAATAAATGGGTTCATTTATGCATGAGATTAAAACAGAGTTGTAAAGCTATTCAAAATCCTGAACATTAAAACCTTCGAACGCTTTATTAAAAAAGAAGATCATAATGAAATATGCCATGTTCAAGTAGTAAAGTAATCATAGTATTTTCAAACTAGTAGGTTTTAAATTTTTCGGTTACAAGTGTTTTACTGGTGCGACTGGTAAAACGATCATTTTTAAAATCTTCAACCATTTTTTCGTGAAAAACCTACCGAAAACAAAGGGCTGAGTCACATTTTCATGGAAAAATCTCCAATTTTAAAAAGAGTAAAAAACCTCAACCCTATGATTTCACGGGGGATCGGCAAATAAGAACGCTTTATAACATCGCGTAGCGTGTTATCCTCTTGCTTTTCCTTTTTTCCAGCGTGCCGCTGGAAAACTCAAAAAACCTGATCCCAGATCAGGCTTTAAATTTATATTGATAAAACCTGAAACTCTTCATTTTCGAAGTTCATTCTCAAACTATCGAAAGTGAAAAAATGCAGTATGATTTAAAAATAAAGATCTGTTGTAAAATGAAAAGATGTATCATACCAACAAAAAAAGGAGCCTCAAGAAGCTCCTTTAGAAAAAATCTAAATATTACCTACAAAATACCCTCATCGGCAAAACTCATGTAGTTTCCGTCACTGGTTATAATCAAATGATCAAGGAGTTTAATATCTAAAAACTCACAAGCCCTTTTTATTTTATTGGTAAGTCGCTTATCGACTTCACTCGCTTGTAATTTTCCTGAGGGATGATTATGGCAAACGATAATAGCAGTAGAAAGACTTTTTAAGATCAGTGCAAATAAGATGCGCATATCCACTAAAGTAGCCGTAAGTCCACCCGAAGAAATCTGGCAAATTCCTTTTACGATATTAGAATTATTCAGTAGCATGACTTTAAAAGATTCCTGCAACTGAATTTCGTTTTTATCCCAGTTTTGATAATAGATATTAGCCGCATCCTTAGAGCAGGAAATTTTGGGACATTTAGAAATTGTAATCCTGTCCTTGTAGCATAATTTTATTTCATTTACTTTAGTAGTCATAGGATGAAGTATTAAAAGTTTTTTTCGAATTAGGTTAGTGAAAAGAGGGCAGCAATTAAATTAAGATCTGCCCTCCTTTTCGTTTTATTTAGTTCCCAGCAGTAAAATTTCCTGTACCAGTATTTCGGTGATATATCGGGTATGGCCTTCTTTATCCTGATAGGACCTTGAAATTAATTTCCCTTCCATAGCGATTTCTTTCCCCTTAGTCACATAATTTTCGATAAGCTCCGCTTTTTTATTCCATGCTACCAGTTGATGCCATTGAGTATCCTGTATAGATTCTCCGTTCTGAATTCGGTAATAATCATTAGTCGCCAAACTCAGACGAGCTACTTTTTTACCATTATCCAGATTAGTAATTTCCGGGGTGTTTCCTACATTTCCGATTAACTGTACTTGGTTTCTTAGATTACTCATAACTTTAAAATTTATACCTTCCCAGGGCAGGTGGATTAAACAATGATTTACTTTTTATATCCGAAGCGTTTTCTTTTTTTGATTTTTTTTCCTGGCTTCCGATTATGTTGTTTTGAGATGATTTCATAAGTGTTTTATTTTGATTTACTTCCTATAGTGCCGTGAGCTGTTCCCTTTTTTGATGCTTATACATTTTCAGGATTTAGAATTAGGGAGCATTTATAAAAAGGAAGCATGACTGGCTTATGCAATGTGGACTAACTTCTAAATCCTGGTATTTTGCATCACAAAAAAGGGAGAGACCAGCCACGGCCGGGAAGGAAATGGAAACACTGAAATCGAAAAACAACCGGGAGCCGGGAAAATGCAAGAATGCATATTCAATGTTTATATGGTTTTAACATTTCTAGATCGGAATAAATAGTAATCGGGTATCTTAAAATGTTGTGTAGTATTTTTAAAATAAATCACTATAAAAAATAAAATGTAGATACTTTTGTCCTTACAGAATTAGTTCGAAATTCGAGTAATAAATTAATTATTAAAACCAAAAGATTCTCATTGCTAAGATGTTTAGCTTATTACGGGTTAATGACATACCTGTTCAGAAAATTGAAATGATGAATCCTCCATTTTAAAATGTCGTATTCCCATTTCTTTCTAAAATCTTTTAGCACATTTAAATCGTGAAAATATTAATAATAGAAGACGAACAGCAACTGCTTAGCAGTATCCAGCAATCCCTGGAGAAAGAAACATTTCTGGTAGAGACAGCCATAGATTATCACACGGCTCTGGAGAAAGCACTGGTTTACGAATATGACTGCATTTTACTGGATATCATGCTTCCAAAAGGAAGTGGCTTGGATATACTTAAGATATTAAAAAGAGAAGGCAAAAGCGATAACGTTATTATTATCTCAGCCAAAGACTCCCTGGATGATAAACTTGCAGGCTTAGAACTTGGCGCAGATGATTATTTAACCAAACCTTTCCATTTAGCCGAGCTTAACGCCAGGATTAAAGCCGTTTTAAGAAGAAAAGATCTAAATGGCACAAACATCCTTCAAATTGCTAATGCCAAATTAGATTTCGATAGTAGGCAATTCTGGGTTAATGAAGTCATGGTGAGCTTAAACAGAAAAGAATTTGACGTATTGTATTACTTTATGATTAATAAAGATAGACTAGTTACTAAGTCTGCATTAGCAGAACATGTTTGGGGAGACCATAGCGATAATGCTGACAATTTCGATTTCGTATATTATCAAATCAAAAACCTGCGTAAAAAAATACATTCGACCACAGCAGATATAGAAATTGAATCGATTTATGGTATAGGCTATAAATTGGTCGCGTTATGAAATTACTAAACCAGTCTTTAAGATATTTATCTGTTTCAATTTTTGCTATTGTCACCATTTGGGCTGTAATTTTCTATTTCAACATGCTGCACGAAATTAAAAGCAGTATTGATGAAGGCCTTGAAAACTACAAATGTCTTATTATTGAAAATGCCGAAGATGATTCAAGTATATTAACCAAAAAATATTTTGATGAAAGCTTTTTTACCGTTAAAAAAATCTCCAAAAAACAAGCGCTGCCACTAAAAGACAGGTTTTATGATACCATGCTCTATATGCAGGATGCTGATGATGAAGAACCCGAACTGGAACCCGTAAGAATGCTTATAACCGCCTTTAAAATGAATGGTGAATATTATGAGCTTAAGGTAGCAAATTCTATGGTTGAAGAAGATGATCTCATTGGAGAACTGCTTTACGATATCGTTTGGTTGTATCTTAGTTTAATTATTGGAATCATTATCATCAACAATATTATTTTAAAAAAACTTTGGAGGCCATTCTATCACCTTTTAGCAGAACTTAAAAACTTCCGGCTTGGTACAAATCGCAAACTTCCTAAGGCTAAAACAAAAACACGAGAATTTTTGGATTTAGAACAAGCTGTAAATGCTGTTTTACAACATACTACAGAAACTTATGAACAGCAAAAACAATTTATTGGTAATGCCTCTCACGAGCTGCAGACGCCACTTGCTATATCCAGGAATAAATTAGAGCTTCTTATAGAAGATGGAAATCTGCAAGATCAGCAAGCTCAAAATATTGCTGAAGTTATGAGTATTATTGAGCGTTTAATACGCTTAAATAAATCTTTATTGTTGCTTACCAAAATTGAGAATAAGCAGTTTTTAGAAAATCAGACAGTTTCGTTAAATGAAGTCATTCAAAAAAATATAGTGGATTTAGAGGATTTGGCGTCCTTCAAAAATATTGATGTAGGCATCAAAGAAACCGGCCAGCTTCGCAAAAATATGGATAATGCGCTCGCTAATGTTTTGATTTCAAACTTACTGAGAAATGCTATTTTTCATAACATCCCAAAAGGAAAGGTACAAATTGAAATTACAGAAAATACACTTTATATACGTAATACCGGGAGGGAGCACCCACTTGCCAGGGATTTAATTTTCACTCGATTTTACAAGTCTCAAAATTCATCTTCAGGGACCGGATTAGGTCTTAGCATCGTTAAAGCGATTTCAGATATCTATGACATCAAAGTATCCTATTCCTTTCAGCAAAGTTTACACAGTTTTAAGTTAGAATTTTAAGGATAGCGAGAAAATTCCCAAGTCTTTCCAAATTTAGGAACTTCATTTGTCTTGTAATTAAAAAAATATACAAGATGAAAAAACAAATTTTAATTTTAGGCACAGCTTTAACTATAGCTTCAAGCCTACAGGCTCAAGAAATTCCACAAACTGAAGTTCCTTCGATTATTGTAAATGAATTCAGTAAAAATTATCCCGAAGCAAAAGATATAGAATGGGAATTGGAAGGCAATCAATATGCTGTTGAATTTGAACTGGACTGGAATACCGATCATGAATTATGGTATGATAAGCAGGGAAAATTATTAAAGCACAAAGAAGATATTTCTGAAAAAGATTTACCTAAAGCGGTAAGTGAAACCATTAAATCTGAATTTGATGGATATGCTATAGATGATCTAGAGCGCATCAGCCAGAGTGGTAAAGTTTATTATCATATAGATTTTGAAGCTTTACTCAAAGAAGACTGGGAGGTTGTTATAGATAATAAAGGAAGTATCATTAGTAAAAAAGCTGACTAATGCGATATCTTCTTTCATGTATCCTTGTGCTAGTAGTGAAGTCATCACTACTGGCACAACAATCAGACAATTCAAAAAAATGGTACGACAATATTCATTTAGGAGGCTATATGCAAGTACGATATAACAGTTTATTTCAAACCAATCCCAATTTAGGTTGCGAGCAGTGTGACGAACATTGGGGAGATGTTGGAGGCGGGCTATCGCTTCGTCGGGTTCGATTTAAAATAAAAGGCCAAATTACCCCCAGAATATTTGTCTATTTTCAACCCGATTTTGCTAAATCCATCAACGAAGATCATCATGTAGGAAGACTAAAAGATGCGTATATTGATGTAGGGCTCGATCTTAAAAACGAATTTAGGCTACGCATAGGGCAAAGCAAAGTACCTTATGGGTATGAAAATATGCAATCCAGCAGCAATAGATTACCCTTGGATAGAAATGATGCCTTTAATAGTGGCGTCAAAGATGAACGAGATCTCGGTGTTTTTTTCTACTGGGCCACGAGCAAGAAACGAGCACTTATCCGCCAGTTAAGAAAAGCTGGACTAAGTGGTGGTGATTTTGGCATTTTTGCTTTGGGAATCTATAACGGTCAAACCGCGAACCACTATGATAAAAATGACAGTTTCCATATAGTTACTCGCTTTTCATATCCAATCCAATTAGGCAATCAAGTGATTGAGCCAGGTATTCAGGCTTATTCAGGAAAATATATGATTTTAAAACATAGTCCAGAAGTTACGGTAAATCCAGAAGGATATATTGATCAAAGAGCCGCTTTATCTTTTGTTTTGTTCCCAAAACCTTTTGGGATCCAGGCCGAGTATAATGTAGGCCGTGGGCCCGAGTTCGACACTTCATCCCGTACCATTAAAATCAAAAAATTATCTGGAGGTTATGCCACATTTTCCTATTTCGTAAAAAAATGGAACCAGCGATTTTATCCATTTGTTCGTTTTCAATATTATAACGGTGGGAAAAAACATGAATTGGACGCACGAAGTTATACGGTAAAGGAAACCGAAGTTGGCATTGAATGGCATCCCTTGCCCCATTTTGAATTTTTAGCAGAATATACAATTTCTGATAGGCGCTATGAAGATTTCCAAAACCCAATCAATCACCAAACAGGTAACCTTATGCGATTACAGGCCCAAGTAAAATTCTAGTTTCAAAGAGTAACTACCTAATAAAAGAGTGAAACTTTACACTCCAAACAAGATCACATATTTTTAAAACTATTTGTTAGTTTTTACATTTAGACTGTTAGTGACGGCATAGACATAGTGACATCTTAGGCTAAGATCGAAATTAATC is from Zunongwangia endophytica and encodes:
- a CDS encoding helix-turn-helix domain-containing protein, with product MNPFILALKARNLTVEIHHHSAYQIVLSNDLPFTSIISGIKHEEIHGFVIKPQVTHHCIAEKGTLNILNIEPYSNIGLELSNRFKEDKDYIIFNSPSETHTFFKTEKENLDLKKIIDALIAELPSTNYDERVTKIVDYIKNNYNQSDITPKTFADIVFLSPSRLAALFKQQTGSSLSKYLLWTRLRQAIYLTLSDKNRSLTDIAYDTGFYDLPQLNKYMYEMFGMPPKALKHNSDLIQIY
- a CDS encoding JAB domain-containing protein, translated to MTTKVNEIKLCYKDRITISKCPKISCSKDAANIYYQNWDKNEIQLQESFKVMLLNNSNIVKGICQISSGGLTATLVDMRILFALILKSLSTAIIVCHNHPSGKLQASEVDKRLTNKIKRACEFLDIKLLDHLIITSDGNYMSFADEGIL
- a CDS encoding single-stranded DNA-binding protein, which translates into the protein MSNLRNQVQLIGNVGNTPEITNLDNGKKVARLSLATNDYYRIQNGESIQDTQWHQLVAWNKKAELIENYVTKGKEIAMEGKLISRSYQDKEGHTRYITEILVQEILLLGTK
- a CDS encoding response regulator transcription factor: MKILIIEDEQQLLSSIQQSLEKETFLVETAIDYHTALEKALVYEYDCILLDIMLPKGSGLDILKILKREGKSDNVIIISAKDSLDDKLAGLELGADDYLTKPFHLAELNARIKAVLRRKDLNGTNILQIANAKLDFDSRQFWVNEVMVSLNRKEFDVLYYFMINKDRLVTKSALAEHVWGDHSDNADNFDFVYYQIKNLRKKIHSTTADIEIESIYGIGYKLVAL
- a CDS encoding sensor histidine kinase — its product is MKLLNQSLRYLSVSIFAIVTIWAVIFYFNMLHEIKSSIDEGLENYKCLIIENAEDDSSILTKKYFDESFFTVKKISKKQALPLKDRFYDTMLYMQDADDEEPELEPVRMLITAFKMNGEYYELKVANSMVEEDDLIGELLYDIVWLYLSLIIGIIIINNIILKKLWRPFYHLLAELKNFRLGTNRKLPKAKTKTREFLDLEQAVNAVLQHTTETYEQQKQFIGNASHELQTPLAISRNKLELLIEDGNLQDQQAQNIAEVMSIIERLIRLNKSLLLLTKIENKQFLENQTVSLNEVIQKNIVDLEDLASFKNIDVGIKETGQLRKNMDNALANVLISNLLRNAIFHNIPKGKVQIEITENTLYIRNTGREHPLARDLIFTRFYKSQNSSSGTGLGLSIVKAISDIYDIKVSYSFQQSLHSFKLEF
- a CDS encoding PepSY-like domain-containing protein — protein: MKKQILILGTALTIASSLQAQEIPQTEVPSIIVNEFSKNYPEAKDIEWELEGNQYAVEFELDWNTDHELWYDKQGKLLKHKEDISEKDLPKAVSETIKSEFDGYAIDDLERISQSGKVYYHIDFEALLKEDWEVVIDNKGSIISKKAD
- a CDS encoding porin; its protein translation is MRYLLSCILVLVVKSSLLAQQSDNSKKWYDNIHLGGYMQVRYNSLFQTNPNLGCEQCDEHWGDVGGGLSLRRVRFKIKGQITPRIFVYFQPDFAKSINEDHHVGRLKDAYIDVGLDLKNEFRLRIGQSKVPYGYENMQSSSNRLPLDRNDAFNSGVKDERDLGVFFYWATSKKRALIRQLRKAGLSGGDFGIFALGIYNGQTANHYDKNDSFHIVTRFSYPIQLGNQVIEPGIQAYSGKYMILKHSPEVTVNPEGYIDQRAALSFVLFPKPFGIQAEYNVGRGPEFDTSSRTIKIKKLSGGYATFSYFVKKWNQRFYPFVRFQYYNGGKKHELDARSYTVKETEVGIEWHPLPHFEFLAEYTISDRRYEDFQNPINHQTGNLMRLQAQVKF